ACGGACATGGATGCCTCTCTTGCATATACCATGACTTCCATATCGATGGACCCTCTAACTCTTCGATGGATGAATAATTCCGCACGGATCACATTCGCCAATGTGCTATCCCTAACTTAATGGTTTGCCGGACAGGCTCATGAAATTTAATTTTCTAAAAACTTTGGGTGGGTTCCTGATAGGGTTGGCCATTTTCATTGCTGGGTGCGGAAGTGAGCAACCCGGGCAGGATACCCCTCCTAGGGCGACTTTTGTTCCCGCGGTCCGTTTTCCAGACTCCAATACCGTATATTTGGTTGAGAGTCCTCCAGGCCAGCAGGGAAATATATTGACGCTAGAGGTTCAAGGGTTTGACATTAATTTAGGGGCAGTGAAAGAGGCCCAATTTAATATCGATTTCTCGGGGTCTGTGGTTCAATTTGAGAGTTTTTTAGAAGGGGGGTTTTTGGGGGCAGAAGATGAAGTGGCATATGACATTGTCACAAAGCCAGAAAACCCAAATCGGGTTTTTATTTCCATTTCCAGAACGGTTAATGACCCGGGAAAATCCGGAAGTGGGATTTTTATCAAACTACGCTTTAAAATGGTGGGGATTGGAAGTAGTCCTTTAAGCTTCTCGGAATCCAAACTGATTCAACCCAACGGGCAAGAAATAGTCGGTTTTATTC
The DNA window shown above is from Nitrospiria bacterium and carries:
- a CDS encoding cohesin domain-containing protein, with the translated sequence MKFNFLKTLGGFLIGLAIFIAGCGSEQPGQDTPPRATFVPAVRFPDSNTVYLVESPPGQQGNILTLEVQGFDINLGAVKEAQFNIDFSGSVVQFESFLEGGFLGAEDEVAYDIVTKPENPNRVFISISRTVNDPGKSGSGIFIKLRFKMVGIGSSPLSFSESKLIQPNGQEIVGFILKWFGGAIVNTGSR